The following are encoded together in the Clostridia bacterium genome:
- the polX gene encoding DNA polymerase/3'-5' exonuclease PolX gives MIRTETQPPWLGFRFEPQTSPSLSATIFATMPALDNKTLASVLYETADLMEVNGDDSFRIRSYRNAAEAIEGFPQQIFEMMEEPKRVLAIPGIGKGMLANLQEIFAGGRLKLHQELLEKYRPSMLELLKIQGLGPKSIALIWSAFQVSDIAGVERLAREGKLRTLPRMSAKTEQKVLKSIETYRSISGRFYLDAASRMADKLIAHLAELPGVDKITPAGSLRRGRETVGDLDLLITGNCCMDSAQREAVIQQILGFPGILEVLAKGDNKVSFKMRGGMQVDVRLLPPESFGAAMQYFTGSKAHNVSLRQRALKMGFTLNEYGLFRLEDQKLAAGRTEEEIYATLALDYIPPELRENCGEIEAAEKHTLPNLIIEADLQGDVHMHTVETDGRCTIEEMALAARERGYKYMAITDHSKNLAFANGLDDTRAEEHIKRIRRCDEQIEGIRIFAGIEVDILADGSLDLSDDVLAQMDIVIASVHSAFNQEPAQMTDRIVRAISNRNTSLIGHPTGRLLLRRDAYPFDMEAVLRAAAENKVAMELNAYPDRLDLCDRHLRMARERGVKIIINTDAHHTTHMEKIRWGVMQARRAWLTREDVLNTLPTEKFAQAVKRA, from the coding sequence TTGATTCGAACCGAAACCCAGCCTCCCTGGCTGGGTTTTCGTTTTGAGCCTCAAACGTCGCCGTCGTTATCCGCTACAATCTTCGCGACCATGCCTGCGCTCGACAACAAGACGCTCGCCTCCGTGCTCTACGAAACCGCCGACCTCATGGAGGTCAATGGCGATGATTCCTTCCGCATACGTTCGTACCGAAATGCCGCTGAAGCGATCGAGGGATTCCCGCAGCAGATTTTCGAGATGATGGAAGAGCCCAAGCGGGTGCTCGCCATCCCCGGCATCGGCAAGGGCATGCTTGCCAACCTCCAAGAGATATTCGCCGGAGGCCGCCTCAAGCTGCACCAGGAACTTCTGGAGAAGTATCGTCCGTCGATGCTAGAGCTACTGAAAATCCAGGGACTCGGTCCGAAAAGTATCGCGCTCATCTGGAGTGCCTTTCAGGTCAGCGACATTGCGGGAGTCGAGAGGCTCGCGCGCGAAGGCAAGCTGCGAACATTACCTCGAATGAGCGCGAAGACCGAGCAGAAAGTCCTCAAGTCCATTGAGACTTATCGCAGCATCTCGGGCCGCTTCTACCTCGATGCCGCCTCACGGATGGCCGACAAACTCATCGCGCACCTGGCCGAACTGCCGGGAGTGGACAAGATCACGCCAGCCGGTTCGCTGCGGCGCGGACGCGAGACCGTAGGCGACCTGGACCTTCTCATCACAGGCAACTGTTGCATGGATAGCGCGCAGCGCGAAGCCGTTATCCAGCAGATTCTAGGCTTCCCCGGCATCCTTGAAGTACTGGCTAAGGGCGATAATAAAGTCAGCTTCAAGATGCGCGGCGGCATGCAAGTGGACGTGCGGCTTCTGCCGCCTGAGTCCTTCGGGGCCGCCATGCAGTACTTCACCGGTTCCAAGGCGCACAACGTTTCGCTGCGGCAGCGCGCGCTCAAGATGGGCTTTACGCTTAATGAGTACGGACTCTTCCGCCTGGAGGACCAGAAGCTTGCAGCCGGGCGCACGGAAGAAGAAATCTACGCCACGCTGGCACTCGACTATATTCCGCCCGAACTGCGCGAAAACTGTGGCGAAATCGAGGCGGCCGAAAAACACACCCTGCCTAATCTCATCATAGAAGCCGATTTACAGGGTGACGTTCACATGCACACCGTGGAGACCGACGGTCGCTGCACCATCGAAGAGATGGCCCTGGCCGCGCGCGAACGCGGTTACAAGTACATGGCCATCACCGACCATTCCAAGAATCTCGCGTTCGCCAACGGCCTCGATGACACGCGCGCCGAGGAGCACATCAAACGCATTCGCCGCTGCGATGAGCAGATCGAAGGCATACGCATATTCGCCGGCATCGAAGTCGATATCCTCGCCGACGGTTCTCTGGACTTGAGCGATGACGTGCTTGCCCAGATGGATATCGTCATAGCGAGCGTCCATTCAGCATTCAACCAGGAGCCTGCGCAAATGACGGACCGCATTGTGCGCGCGATCTCCAACCGGAACACGTCGCTGATTGGACATCCGACCGGGCGACTACTGTTGCGTCGCGACGCCTACCCATTCGACATGGAAGCCGTGCTGCGCGCCGCCGCCGAAAACAAAGTTGCTATGGAGCTGAACGCCTATCCGGATCGTCTCGACCTTTGTGACAGGCACCTGCGCATGGCACGCGAGCGCGGGGTCAAGATCATCATCAATACGGACGCGCACCACACCACCCACATGGAAAAGATTCGCTGGGGAGTCATGCAGGCGCGCCGAGCATGGCTGACCAGGGAGGACGTGCTGAATACGCTTCCCACTGAAAAGTTCGCACAGGCCGTAAAACGGGCATAG
- a CDS encoding cold shock domain-containing protein, with protein sequence MSRLKGTVKWFNNAKGFGFIGREDGPDVFVHYSAITSEGYKSLQEGDQVEFEIVEGQKGPQAGNVVKAQ encoded by the coding sequence GTGTCACGTCTCAAGGGAACCGTAAAGTGGTTCAATAACGCAAAAGGATTTGGTTTCATCGGGCGCGAAGATGGTCCCGATGTTTTTGTTCACTACAGTGCGATCACCTCGGAGGGTTACAAGAGCCTTCAGGAGGGCGACCAGGTCGAGTTTGAAATCGTCGAGGGCCAGAAGGGCCCCCAGGCGGGCAACGTCGTAAAAGCCCAGTAA
- a CDS encoding NUDIX hydrolase — protein MSAPAKKNPNRATTAKGSKPKGDSAKTGRRVRVLSSRVVYRAPVFYVTSEQIVEPSGANVRRDMVHHPGSVVIMAVEGDGDASRVLLARQFRYAAGEDLWEFPAGRIDEGEDELAAAKRELEEETGYSGGKWKRALFFYSSPGFLDETMAVYLATELRRGKAKPEEDEFISKRLFPVSTAVGMVMNGKIRDGKTIAGVLWLSESLRRNG, from the coding sequence ATGTCCGCACCAGCAAAGAAAAATCCTAACCGAGCTACAACTGCCAAGGGGTCGAAGCCAAAGGGCGATTCCGCCAAGACTGGCCGGCGCGTGCGCGTACTGAGTTCTCGCGTCGTGTATCGCGCGCCCGTCTTCTACGTCACCTCCGAACAGATTGTCGAGCCGAGCGGTGCGAACGTGCGCCGCGACATGGTTCACCACCCCGGATCCGTCGTGATCATGGCCGTAGAGGGAGACGGCGATGCCAGCCGCGTACTTCTCGCGCGGCAATTCCGCTACGCCGCAGGCGAAGATCTCTGGGAATTTCCGGCGGGTCGCATTGACGAAGGCGAGGACGAACTTGCGGCGGCTAAACGCGAACTCGAGGAAGAGACTGGATACTCCGGAGGCAAATGGAAGCGCGCCCTGTTCTTCTACTCCAGTCCCGGTTTCCTGGACGAGACGATGGCAGTCTATCTCGCGACCGAATTGAGACGCGGCAAGGCCAAGCCCGAAGAAGACGAGTTCATCAGCAAACGCCTTTTTCCTGTCTCGACAGCCGTGGGCATGGTGATGAACGGAAAGATACGTGACGGCAAAACCATCGCAGGGGTGCTCTGGCTTTCCGAGTCGCTTCGCCGCAACGGATGA